A genomic stretch from Aedes albopictus strain Foshan chromosome 2, AalbF5, whole genome shotgun sequence includes:
- the LOC109420215 gene encoding uncharacterized protein LOC109420215, whose product MAAYHTSSSRQQQISSAFRPWTQRAQMYAAQHQLLMQQVAMVGFNVGANGMINGGGNGVIGGGGSPGGILALSQEPPELQNPESVVRLSESDKFDRSLQPNVALAPRKTILCKERERERERERDREKERSVIKCDVQIKQESPPTPPADVIPRSVIKIKQERPSTPPTEMSPGLRVPSSPRSPPLPLVGTPLIGSGPIKSVPLPYSPGADMHHSGSNEITSSTSPVPPAVNMTIMNGCISEKPKLLVKEQIRPPSPRRTPTLSEDMLHHHRSHPPPAVILKNGGGISVGGPPGAPIVGNPEFELSTDTDDDSLAGEPDSSNISMAPLEIIADVMKDIAPETREQLMSIFKLLIQETAQIRNRLLQDNKQKDDLIARLHGEKESLQHQVHHLQQQLNRSLIKIATSESLQIQHQQDLASVNAVPSGSAPSSTPPSPLSLASNGSSSQIVIEKIERRNSFPQKSDVIMKPLKKCLRRSPDDDSVLQMLQSPPPPPPPPPSTAIPGAASLSISANPSLKRDPSLPEDEEDDDVDDKSPEDSPSLVNGGAGSCGVIASPSPPRPPSRPASAASTASNGSSTSSPPPPPVSLVPVLENGSTRPASGASQEIIKSANN is encoded by the coding sequence ATGGCAGCGTACCACACCAGCAGCAGCCGGCAGCAGCAAATCAGTTCCGCATTTCGGCCGTGGACCCAGCGGGCACAGATGTACGCCGCGCAGCACCAGCTTCTGATGCAGCAGGTCGCCATGGTGGGGTTCAACGTGGGCGCCAACGGGATGATTAATGGAGGTGGCAATGGGGTGATCGGGGGAGGTGGGTCacccggaggaatcctggcacTCAGCCAGGAACCCCCGGaactgcagaatccggagagcgTGGTTCGGTTATCGGAGAGCGACAAGTTTGACCGGAGTTTACAGCCGAACGTGGCGCTGGCACCCCGCAAAACGATACTCTGTAAGGAACGGGAAAGGGAACGAGAGCGGGAGCGGGATCGGGAGAAGGAACGATCGGTTATTAAGTGTGATGTACAAATTAAGCAGGAGAGTCCACCGACGCCACCAGCGGATGTGATTCCAAGGTCGGTGATAAAAATCAAACAGGAACGACCCTCGACGCCACCAACGGAGATGTCCCCTGGCCTCAGGGTACCTTCTTCGCCGAGGTCACCTCCGTTGCCTTTGGTAGGGACTCCCCTGATCGGAAGTGGTCCAATCAAGTCCGTTCCATTGCCATATAGTCCGGGAGCGGACATGCACCACTCCGGATCAAACGAAATCACTTCATCCACCTCACCTGTACCTCCCGCGGTCAATATGACCATCATGAACGGTTGCATCTCAGAGAAACCAAAGCTACTGGTCAAAGAGCAGATAAGACCTCCGTCGCCTAGGAGGACGCCCACTCTTAGCGAAGATATGCTACACCACCATCGATCTCATCCACCTCCCGCTGTTATACTGAAAAATGGTGGTGGAATCTCAGTTGGTGGCCCGCCGGGTGCACCCATTGTGGGCAATCCGGAGTTCGAACTGTCTACGGATACCGATGATGACAGCTTAGCTGGGGAACCCGATAGCAGCAATATCTCAATGGCCCCACTGGAAATCATCGCAGATGTAATGAAAGACATCGCGCCTGAAACCCGGGAACAGCTCATGAGCATTTTCAAGCTGCTTATCCAAGAAACGGCACAAATCCGAAATCGATTACTGCAGGACAACAAGCAAAAGGATGACTTGATAGCGAGGTTGCATGGGGAAAAGGAAAGCTTGCAACATCAAGTGCACCACCTGCAGCAACAGCTGAACCGATCTCTCATCAAAATTGCCACCTCGGAGTCCTTGCAGATCCAGCACCAGCAGGACCTGGCCAGTGTGAATGCGGTACCTAGCGGATCCGCCCCTTCGTCAACACCACCCTCACCTCTCTCGTTAGCTTCCAACGGCAGCAGCAGCCAAATCGTGATCGAGAAGATCGAACGGCGGAACAGTTTTCCGCAGAAGTCCGACGTCATCATGAAGCCGCTGAAGAAATGCCTGCGCCGAAGTCCCGACGACGATTCGGTGCTACAAATGTTACAATCACCCCCTCCTCCACCGCCACCACCTCCATCGACGGCCATTCCAGGCGCCGCCAGTCTGTCAATTAGTGCAAACCCCAGTCTGAAGCGGGATCCATCGCTACCGGAAGACGAGgaagatgatgatgttgatgacaaATCGCCGGAAGATTCTCCGTCACTGGTCAACGGTGGCGCAGGAAGCTGCGGAGTGATAGCGTCGCCCTCGCCACCACGACCCCCATCCCGGCCAGCGTCTGCAGCTTCGACGGCATCGAATGGCTCCTCCACCAGCTCACCACCCCCGCCCCCGGTCAGCTTAGTGCCGGTGCTGGAAAACGGTTCTACCAGACCCGCGTCCGGCGCGAGCCAGGAGATCATCAAAAGTGCTAATAACTGA